Proteins encoded together in one Corallococcus soli window:
- a CDS encoding nucleotidyltransferase family protein, which translates to MAPSLLDTFRVLSSFEPPRGKLRGAPWEAYVDWAISQGLAPLAAYNLEYRLGGGEAPEWARDRMMSIYTGSVNDNVMKLVHFKRIVDQLEGRKILLLGGAAFAEALYPHVGFRPVLDIQVLVRRLDVDGFAGYLSNHEFVPETDTTNSGAARVVSDGRTPIYLYSDVLGASRREQLAGIFDRARPMKVYGASVFRPELEDVLLLTALDQAHHGYDVPWLSYVDLRELITGATWMGGVYSRPMDVPALLERAEAFGLERALYTSLAIVARLFPDAAAQATAAMPPLRRATRELLDRGVVGPVSTPGRASALRGVDRLRRLLTGR; encoded by the coding sequence ATGGCGCCCAGCCTCCTTGACACCTTCCGGGTCCTGTCCTCCTTCGAGCCCCCGCGCGGAAAGCTTCGGGGTGCGCCCTGGGAGGCCTACGTCGACTGGGCCATCTCCCAGGGGCTGGCGCCGCTCGCCGCGTACAATCTGGAGTACCGGCTGGGTGGGGGCGAGGCGCCCGAGTGGGCCCGCGACCGGATGATGTCCATCTACACCGGCTCCGTGAACGACAACGTGATGAAGCTGGTCCACTTCAAGCGCATCGTGGACCAGCTGGAGGGCCGCAAGATCCTGCTGCTGGGCGGCGCCGCCTTCGCGGAGGCGCTCTACCCCCACGTGGGCTTCCGCCCCGTGCTGGACATCCAGGTGCTGGTGCGCCGCCTGGACGTGGACGGCTTCGCCGGCTACCTGTCCAACCACGAGTTCGTCCCGGAGACGGACACGACGAACAGCGGCGCGGCGCGCGTGGTGTCTGACGGGCGCACGCCCATCTACCTGTACTCGGACGTGCTGGGCGCGAGCCGACGTGAGCAGTTGGCCGGCATCTTCGACCGCGCCCGACCCATGAAGGTCTACGGCGCGTCCGTGTTCCGCCCAGAGCTGGAGGACGTGCTGCTGCTCACCGCGCTGGACCAGGCCCACCACGGCTACGACGTGCCGTGGCTGTCCTACGTGGACCTGCGCGAGCTCATCACCGGCGCCACCTGGATGGGCGGCGTGTATTCGCGACCCATGGACGTGCCCGCCCTGCTGGAGCGCGCGGAGGCGTTCGGCCTGGAGCGCGCGCTGTACACGTCGCTGGCCATCGTCGCGCGGCTGTTCCCGGACGCGGCGGCTCAGGCCACCGCCGCCATGCCCCCGCTGCGGCGGGCGACCCGGGAGCTTCTGGACCGGGGGGTGGTGGGTCCAGTGAGCACCCCCGGACGTGCGTCTGCCCTGCGGGGCGTGGACCGGTTGCGACGCCTCCTCACAGGGCGATGA
- a CDS encoding LPS export ABC transporter periplasmic protein LptC, translated as MSRLLALSCLGLLATACAPRRPAEGAPTEPRPDVVLEGARLRTFEGEKLVVSGSARTVNYRRAGGEVQAQEVVMRLPPGEGAEGSPLPMVGDTVITAPNMDGSLASRQWVGRGGVVVRTGDGMVARTPRLTYDATTQRAHGEEGVTVQGPDYQMRADRFVLSAPDETFTFEGAVETVLGGATQ; from the coding sequence GTGTCGCGTCTGCTTGCCCTGAGCTGCCTGGGACTCCTCGCCACCGCCTGCGCGCCGCGCCGTCCCGCCGAGGGCGCCCCCACCGAACCGCGCCCGGACGTGGTGCTGGAGGGCGCGCGCCTGCGCACGTTCGAAGGCGAGAAGCTGGTGGTGTCCGGCTCCGCCCGGACCGTGAACTACCGGCGCGCGGGCGGCGAGGTGCAGGCCCAGGAGGTGGTGATGCGCCTGCCCCCCGGCGAGGGAGCGGAGGGCTCGCCCCTGCCCATGGTGGGCGACACCGTCATCACCGCGCCGAATATGGACGGCAGCCTCGCGTCCAGACAGTGGGTGGGCCGCGGAGGCGTCGTCGTGCGCACCGGGGATGGCATGGTGGCGCGCACACCCAGGCTCACCTACGACGCCACGACGCAGCGGGCCCATGGCGAGGAGGGCGTGACGGTGCAGGGCCCCGACTACCAGATGCGCGCGGACCGCTTCGTGCTGTCCGCGCCGGATGAGACGTTCACCTTCGAGGGCGCGGTCGAAACCGTGCTGGGTGGAGCCACGCAGTGA
- a CDS encoding LptA/OstA family protein has product MIEFLVMALFLAQPTPAQAAKPAGPAPTAGAPAKAGQAPKPATPAAPPAPLPAPGVSLAPSNLQNPVDLSADHVTGDRAQAVLTGNVRVKHQTMDIRCDKMTAYYNQPRQVTRVVCSGNVRAVDGDRQARGERADYDVPSGVLVVTGSPEARQGNTYVSGTKVRLILGNERVEVENARILVESPTSTATPGARRKAPAAPKPGAAPAPGGTTP; this is encoded by the coding sequence GTGATTGAGTTCCTCGTGATGGCGCTGTTCCTGGCCCAGCCCACGCCCGCCCAGGCCGCGAAGCCCGCGGGCCCGGCCCCGACGGCCGGAGCGCCCGCCAAGGCGGGCCAGGCTCCCAAGCCCGCCACCCCCGCCGCGCCCCCCGCGCCGCTCCCCGCGCCGGGCGTGTCGCTGGCCCCCAGCAACCTGCAGAACCCGGTGGACCTGTCCGCGGACCACGTCACCGGCGACCGGGCCCAGGCGGTGCTCACCGGCAACGTGCGGGTGAAGCACCAGACCATGGACATCCGCTGCGACAAGATGACCGCCTACTACAACCAGCCGCGCCAGGTGACGCGCGTGGTGTGCTCCGGCAACGTGCGCGCCGTGGACGGCGACCGGCAGGCCCGGGGCGAGCGCGCCGACTACGACGTCCCCTCCGGCGTCCTGGTGGTGACGGGCTCGCCCGAGGCCCGCCAGGGCAACACCTACGTCTCCGGCACCAAGGTGCGCCTCATCCTGGGCAACGAGCGCGTGGAGGTGGAGAACGCCCGCATCCTCGTGGAGTCCCCGACCTCCACCGCCACCCCCGGCGCCCGCAGGAAGGCGCCCGCCGCGCCGAAGCCGGGGGCCGCCCCCGCGCCGGGAGGCACCACCCCATGA
- a CDS encoding acyltransferase family protein codes for MSQKTGASLDALTGLRFLAALHVVLFHFGTPCLTGWAPEWMVHTVASGYASVGVFFLLSGFVLAYNYVDAEGRMQTPSRSFWSARLARVYPVFLLTFLLSAAPTMGRSLAVNSLPVATAKLGTAAFSTLALLQAWVPKLALYWNPPGWSVSVEAFFYAVFPSLGRRLEGFRGARMKVALAGVWALGLAPPVLYVLFRPDGPGPLDAASEGFWLAVLKFNPLLRLPEFLLGVLLGLVFVRERKGADAATPRSGAVMAVAGAALLLVCFALGGRIPYPLMHNALLAPASALLVYGLARGGGPLGAVLARPWLVHLGGASYALYLLQYPISEFVHWLGTRVDLSSPWRFLAVLLALLVPASVVVHRWVETPWRSRVKRGLQPWVDGGAPVPARVAPGA; via the coding sequence ATGTCGCAGAAGACGGGCGCTTCGCTGGATGCCCTCACGGGGCTGCGCTTCCTGGCGGCCCTCCATGTGGTGCTCTTCCACTTCGGCACCCCCTGCCTCACGGGGTGGGCGCCGGAGTGGATGGTCCACACGGTGGCCTCCGGTTACGCGTCCGTCGGCGTGTTCTTCCTGCTGTCCGGCTTCGTGCTCGCGTACAACTACGTGGACGCGGAGGGCCGGATGCAGACGCCGTCCCGCTCCTTCTGGAGCGCCCGCCTGGCGCGTGTCTACCCGGTGTTCCTGCTGACGTTCCTCCTGTCCGCGGCGCCCACCATGGGGCGCTCGCTGGCGGTGAACTCGCTGCCCGTGGCCACCGCGAAGCTGGGCACCGCGGCCTTCAGCACGCTGGCGCTGCTCCAGGCGTGGGTGCCCAAGCTGGCGCTGTACTGGAACCCGCCGGGCTGGTCCGTGTCGGTGGAGGCGTTCTTCTACGCGGTGTTCCCTTCGCTGGGGCGCAGGCTGGAGGGCTTCAGGGGCGCGCGGATGAAGGTGGCGCTCGCGGGCGTGTGGGCCCTGGGGCTCGCGCCGCCGGTGCTCTACGTCCTCTTCCGGCCGGATGGCCCGGGCCCGCTGGACGCCGCGTCCGAGGGCTTCTGGTTGGCCGTGTTGAAGTTCAACCCGCTGCTGCGCCTGCCGGAGTTTTTGCTGGGCGTGCTGCTGGGGCTCGTCTTCGTGCGCGAGCGCAAGGGCGCTGACGCCGCCACTCCCCGCTCCGGCGCGGTGATGGCGGTGGCGGGCGCGGCGCTGCTGCTCGTGTGCTTCGCGCTGGGCGGGCGGATCCCCTACCCGCTGATGCACAACGCGCTGCTGGCGCCCGCGTCCGCGCTGCTGGTGTACGGGCTGGCGCGCGGCGGCGGTCCGCTGGGGGCCGTGCTCGCGCGGCCGTGGCTGGTGCACCTGGGTGGGGCCAGCTACGCGCTGTACCTGCTCCAGTACCCCATCAGTGAGTTCGTACACTGGCTGGGGACGCGCGTGGACCTGTCGTCGCCCTGGCGCTTCCTGGCGGTGCTGCTGGCGCTGCTGGTGCCCGCGTCGGTGGTGGTGCACCGCTGGGTGGAGACGCCGTGGCGCTCGCGGGTGAAGCGCGGGCTCCAGCCGTGGGTGGATGGCGGGGCACCGGTGCCGGCCCGCGTGGCGCCAGGGGCCTGA
- a CDS encoding lysophospholipid acyltransferase family protein, whose amino-acid sequence MERPPLTKRLKRHLRYLLIAGMLRLLQFLSLGTARALGMTLGGWAYAIAGGERRKALKSLARAFPERSDAERDALARGAFRHLAAAALEVASTRALEAGLETLVSWPEGDRQVLESALAKGRGVVFVSGHVGNWELLARRVAKAGYPSQSIAKETSDPRLTALVEDFRARGGVRSIWRGQEGAARAMLRALRGGEILGILIDQDTKVQSVFVPFFGELAATPRAAADLALRTGAAVVVGFCQREGAGYRLTMEEVPAPEAAEREAAVQALTAALSQRIEAAIRRAPEQWVWMHQRWKTRPVMAPPEDSSPALPDAASAPGR is encoded by the coding sequence GTGGAGCGTCCCCCCTTAACAAAGCGCCTGAAGCGGCATCTGCGCTACCTGCTCATCGCCGGGATGTTGCGCCTGCTCCAGTTCCTGTCGCTGGGAACCGCGCGCGCCCTGGGCATGACGCTGGGCGGCTGGGCCTATGCCATCGCCGGCGGCGAGCGGCGCAAGGCCCTCAAGTCGCTCGCCCGCGCCTTTCCCGAACGGAGCGACGCGGAGCGTGACGCGCTCGCCCGGGGCGCCTTCCGCCACCTGGCCGCCGCCGCCCTGGAGGTGGCCTCCACGCGCGCGCTGGAGGCCGGGCTGGAGACCCTGGTGTCCTGGCCGGAAGGGGACCGCCAGGTGCTGGAGTCCGCGCTCGCGAAGGGCCGGGGCGTCGTCTTCGTCTCCGGCCACGTGGGCAACTGGGAGCTGCTCGCCCGGCGCGTGGCGAAGGCGGGCTACCCCAGCCAGAGCATCGCGAAGGAGACCAGCGACCCGCGCCTCACCGCGCTCGTGGAGGACTTCCGGGCCCGGGGTGGGGTGCGCAGCATCTGGCGCGGCCAGGAGGGCGCGGCCCGGGCCATGCTCCGGGCCCTGCGCGGCGGGGAGATTCTGGGCATCCTCATCGACCAGGACACCAAGGTGCAGTCCGTCTTCGTGCCCTTCTTCGGGGAGCTGGCCGCCACCCCGCGCGCGGCGGCGGACCTGGCGCTGCGCACCGGCGCGGCCGTGGTGGTGGGCTTCTGCCAGCGCGAGGGCGCGGGCTACCGGCTCACCATGGAGGAGGTCCCCGCGCCGGAGGCCGCGGAGCGCGAGGCGGCCGTCCAGGCGCTCACCGCCGCCCTGTCCCAGCGCATCGAGGCCGCCATCCGCCGGGCCCCCGAACAGTGGGTGTGGATGCACCAGCGCTGGAAGACGCGGCCCGTCATGGCGCCCCCAGAGGACAGTTCCCCGGCCCTTCCCGACGCAGCGTCCGCGCCGGGGCGGTGA
- a CDS encoding O-antigen ligase family protein: MAPESRRVSRYTLSAEAALAALLVLGPVALGGAAPWVSWPLSLLAGLAAVLAVVGARRQGQTPRVPFLAVPLVGGVLLCASQLVPLPPALLGWVSPEAAALREDVLVPLGLTGWRPVSLEPSATWRELAKHGAYLLTFLAAAQVCRSRTSRQRLLSVLAFTGAAVAAVGLGHALFNVETLFGLRAYVHARPPLVTPFGNPNHLAGFLGLAATVAVGLALSKQPRSRATPFAVAALLSGAGVLLSLSRAGIVFFVFGQVLLAAWLAKQRREARTPARPSWSRGAAVLLGLLATLSVGAYLAADQLWAEARTADSVESLRRGKVEPWPMMARAARAFPVLGMGRGAFEAAFPRYQTEPNPNTFTHPENAVLQVAAEWGVPGLLLGLLGVWCFVGLVRREGHGPVELAVLSGVAALALHNLFDFSLELPACAVAVAVVLGAVARPRESERLFARSTRTHPLPTVPALALASGLTAVMLVALVPGGRRMADAEARLAERVSARAPGAEVRALGLSLIDVHPADYLLYRLVAVAALGDGAAGAKDALGFVNHVLYLRPLDGPAHRVAARALVHLGRRAQGFLEYRLAYEAGDTRVLLGEALPLARTPEEVATLTADAPGQATELAMALLGVPERRALGLAWLAWAREHFEGRPEATALWMQEVRGRLAQGELEAAAAACGEVERRAPDALGTHLLRADVWRAQGRAAEALQALEALSKRFPHDVELAFTLASRQQEAGLTRRSRDTLAAVAPFLTNLQQRARLLSLEADCFEREGLLARALEQRRSVAGLLPAPESHFAVARLQEQLARYDAAARSVHEGLRLMPPGGSRRAEAEAWAVRLEAHERARVDARRQERVEDPKAQEREQFLRRSEAVSDSPVP; encoded by the coding sequence ATGGCTCCCGAGTCCCGTCGCGTCTCCCGGTACACCCTGTCCGCCGAGGCGGCGCTCGCGGCGCTGCTGGTGCTGGGCCCGGTGGCGCTGGGCGGCGCGGCGCCATGGGTGTCCTGGCCCTTGAGCCTCCTGGCGGGGCTGGCGGCGGTGCTGGCGGTGGTGGGCGCGCGGCGGCAGGGCCAGACCCCCAGGGTTCCCTTCCTGGCCGTGCCGCTGGTGGGCGGCGTGCTGCTGTGCGCATCGCAGCTGGTGCCGCTGCCGCCGGCGCTGCTCGGGTGGGTGAGTCCGGAGGCCGCGGCGCTGCGCGAGGACGTGCTCGTGCCGCTGGGGCTCACGGGCTGGCGGCCGGTGTCGCTGGAGCCCTCCGCGACGTGGCGGGAGCTGGCGAAGCACGGCGCGTACCTGCTGACGTTCCTCGCGGCGGCGCAGGTGTGCCGCTCCCGGACGTCGCGCCAGCGGCTGCTGTCGGTGCTGGCCTTCACGGGCGCGGCGGTGGCGGCGGTGGGCCTGGGGCATGCGCTCTTCAACGTGGAGACGCTGTTCGGCCTGCGGGCGTACGTGCATGCGCGGCCGCCGCTGGTGACGCCGTTCGGCAACCCCAACCACCTGGCGGGCTTCCTGGGGCTGGCGGCGACGGTGGCGGTGGGGCTGGCGCTGTCGAAGCAGCCGCGCTCCCGCGCGACGCCCTTCGCGGTGGCGGCGCTCCTGTCCGGCGCGGGCGTGCTGCTGTCGCTGTCGCGCGCGGGCATCGTGTTCTTCGTCTTCGGGCAGGTGCTGCTCGCCGCGTGGCTGGCGAAGCAGCGGCGCGAGGCGCGCACGCCCGCGAGGCCCTCCTGGAGCCGGGGCGCGGCGGTGCTGCTGGGGCTGCTGGCGACGCTGTCGGTGGGCGCGTACCTGGCGGCGGATCAACTGTGGGCGGAGGCGCGCACGGCGGACAGCGTGGAGTCCCTGCGCCGCGGCAAGGTGGAGCCCTGGCCGATGATGGCCCGCGCGGCCCGGGCCTTTCCGGTGCTGGGCATGGGGCGGGGCGCGTTCGAGGCCGCGTTCCCGCGCTACCAGACCGAACCCAACCCCAACACCTTCACGCACCCGGAGAACGCGGTGCTCCAGGTGGCGGCGGAGTGGGGCGTGCCGGGGCTGCTGCTGGGGCTGCTGGGCGTCTGGTGCTTCGTGGGGCTGGTGCGGCGCGAGGGCCACGGGCCCGTGGAGCTGGCGGTGCTGTCGGGCGTGGCGGCGCTGGCGCTGCACAACCTCTTCGACTTCAGTCTGGAATTGCCCGCGTGCGCGGTGGCGGTGGCGGTGGTCCTGGGCGCGGTGGCGCGTCCGCGTGAGTCGGAGCGCCTGTTCGCGCGGAGCACCCGCACCCATCCCCTGCCCACCGTGCCGGCGCTGGCGCTGGCGTCGGGGCTCACGGCGGTGATGCTTGTCGCGCTCGTGCCGGGAGGGCGGAGGATGGCGGACGCGGAGGCCCGGCTGGCCGAGCGCGTGTCGGCCCGTGCGCCCGGCGCGGAGGTCCGCGCGCTGGGGCTGTCGCTCATCGACGTGCACCCGGCGGACTACCTGCTGTACCGGCTGGTGGCGGTGGCCGCGTTGGGGGACGGGGCGGCGGGGGCGAAGGACGCCCTGGGCTTCGTCAACCACGTGCTGTACCTGCGGCCGTTGGATGGACCGGCGCACCGCGTGGCGGCGCGGGCCCTGGTGCACCTGGGCCGGCGCGCGCAGGGCTTCCTGGAGTACCGCCTGGCGTACGAAGCCGGTGACACGCGCGTGCTGCTGGGTGAAGCGCTGCCCCTGGCGCGCACGCCGGAGGAGGTCGCCACCCTCACGGCCGACGCTCCCGGACAGGCCACGGAGCTGGCCATGGCCCTGCTCGGCGTGCCCGAGCGCCGCGCGCTGGGGCTGGCGTGGCTTGCCTGGGCGCGCGAGCACTTCGAGGGCCGCCCCGAGGCCACGGCGCTGTGGATGCAGGAGGTGCGCGGCCGGCTGGCCCAGGGGGAGCTGGAGGCCGCGGCGGCGGCGTGCGGGGAGGTGGAGCGGCGGGCCCCGGATGCCCTGGGCACGCACCTGCTGCGCGCGGACGTGTGGCGCGCGCAGGGCCGGGCGGCCGAAGCGCTCCAGGCCCTGGAGGCCCTCTCGAAGCGCTTCCCGCATGACGTGGAGCTGGCCTTCACCCTCGCCTCGCGGCAGCAGGAGGCGGGGCTGACGCGGCGCTCGCGGGACACGCTGGCCGCGGTGGCCCCGTTCCTGACGAACCTCCAGCAGCGCGCGCGCCTGCTCTCCCTGGAGGCGGATTGCTTCGAGCGCGAGGGGCTGTTGGCCCGGGCGCTGGAGCAGCGACGCTCGGTGGCGGGGCTGCTGCCCGCTCCGGAGAGCCACTTCGCGGTGGCCCGCTTGCAGGAGCAACTGGCGCGCTATGACGCGGCGGCGCGCTCGGTGCACGAAGGCCTGCGGCTCATGCCCCCTGGAGGCTCACGGCGCGCGGAGGCAGAGGCCTGGGCGGTGCGGCTGGAAGCCCACGAGCGTGCACGGGTGGACGCACGTCGTCAGGAGCGGGTGGAGGATCCGAAGGCGCAGGAGCGCGAACAGTTCCTGCGCCGCTCGGAGGCGGTCAGCGACTCCCCCGTCCCCTGA
- a CDS encoding UDP-glucose dehydrogenase family protein has product MRIAIIGSGYVGLVAGTCFADSGNDVACVDIDERKIRMLQDGQVPIYEPGLEELIRKNVKEKRLTFTTNLAEGVANAQAVFIAVGTPEGESGEADLQYVIAAAQAVGRAIKQYTVVVDKSTVPVGTADKVREAIAKVTSVEFDVVSNPEFLKEGAALDDFFKPDRVVIGADTERARNIMGELYAPFVRTENPILFMDTRSAELTKYAANAMLATRISFMNDVSALCEKVGADVDFVRKGLGADKRIGYPFLFPGVGYGGSCFPKDVKALVTTAREYGLELDLLRAVERTNERQKKLLVNKAVKHYGTLEGKKFGVWGLAFKPKTDDMREAPSIEVIEGLIGKGAQVIAHDPVASHAAKRVFGDRIRYAELPYDALEGVDGLFVVTEWNEFRHPDFARMKSLMKSPVVFDGRNIFQPARMREQGFTYFGIGRR; this is encoded by the coding sequence ATGCGTATTGCCATCATCGGATCGGGCTACGTCGGACTCGTCGCGGGCACCTGCTTCGCGGACTCCGGTAACGACGTCGCGTGCGTGGACATCGACGAGCGGAAGATCCGCATGCTCCAGGATGGGCAGGTTCCCATCTACGAGCCGGGTCTGGAGGAGCTGATCCGCAAGAACGTGAAGGAGAAGCGCCTCACGTTCACGACGAACCTGGCGGAGGGCGTGGCGAACGCCCAGGCCGTGTTCATCGCGGTGGGCACGCCCGAGGGTGAGAGCGGCGAAGCGGACCTCCAGTACGTCATCGCGGCGGCGCAGGCGGTGGGCCGCGCCATCAAGCAGTACACGGTGGTGGTGGACAAGAGCACCGTGCCGGTGGGCACCGCGGACAAGGTGCGCGAGGCCATCGCGAAGGTGACGAGCGTGGAGTTCGACGTCGTCTCCAACCCGGAGTTCCTCAAGGAGGGCGCCGCGCTGGACGACTTCTTCAAGCCGGACCGTGTCGTCATCGGCGCGGACACGGAGCGCGCCCGGAACATCATGGGCGAGCTGTACGCGCCCTTCGTGCGCACCGAAAACCCCATCCTCTTCATGGACACGCGCTCCGCGGAGCTGACGAAGTACGCGGCCAACGCGATGCTCGCCACGCGCATCTCCTTCATGAACGACGTGTCCGCGCTCTGCGAGAAGGTCGGCGCGGACGTGGACTTCGTGCGCAAGGGCCTGGGCGCGGACAAGCGCATCGGCTACCCGTTCCTCTTCCCCGGCGTGGGCTACGGCGGCTCCTGCTTCCCCAAGGACGTGAAGGCGCTCGTCACGACGGCGCGCGAGTACGGCCTGGAGCTGGACCTGCTGCGCGCGGTGGAGCGCACCAACGAGCGGCAGAAGAAGCTGCTCGTGAACAAGGCCGTGAAGCACTACGGCACGCTGGAGGGCAAGAAGTTCGGCGTGTGGGGCCTGGCGTTCAAGCCCAAGACGGACGACATGCGCGAGGCGCCGTCCATCGAGGTCATCGAGGGCCTCATCGGCAAGGGCGCGCAGGTGATTGCCCATGACCCGGTGGCGTCGCACGCGGCCAAGCGCGTCTTCGGCGACCGCATCCGCTACGCGGAGCTGCCCTACGACGCGCTGGAGGGCGTGGACGGCCTGTTCGTCGTCACCGAGTGGAACGAGTTCCGCCACCCGGACTTCGCGCGCATGAAGTCGCTGATGAAGTCGCCCGTCGTCTTCGACGGCCGCAACATCTTCCAGCCCGCGCGCATGCGCGAGCAGGGCTTCACCTACTTCGGCATCGGGCGTCGCTAA
- a CDS encoding aminoacyl-tRNA deacylase, which translates to MIPIAIQQYLRRHRVPFERYAHARAVTAPELVEVLNVPGWRVAKSVIVKANRQPWIVVVPALASVDLRKVRDTLGVHTVRLATEPEFVDHFPGCEAGAEPPFGELYGLPVAVDEALSLNERVLFRAGSHEEALELRFQDFARLEWPLVASFIQPISQERGKQDPYASSLEDSGASA; encoded by the coding sequence ATGATCCCCATTGCCATCCAGCAATACCTCCGGCGCCATCGCGTCCCCTTCGAGCGGTATGCCCACGCCCGGGCCGTGACCGCGCCGGAGCTGGTGGAAGTGCTGAATGTGCCCGGCTGGCGCGTGGCGAAGTCCGTCATCGTGAAGGCGAACCGACAGCCATGGATTGTCGTCGTGCCCGCGCTCGCGTCCGTGGACCTGCGCAAGGTCCGTGACACGCTGGGCGTGCACACCGTCCGGCTCGCCACCGAGCCCGAGTTCGTCGACCACTTCCCTGGCTGTGAGGCCGGCGCCGAGCCGCCCTTCGGGGAGCTGTATGGCCTGCCCGTGGCCGTGGACGAAGCGCTGAGCCTCAACGAGCGGGTGTTGTTCCGCGCGGGCTCGCACGAAGAGGCCCTGGAGCTGCGCTTCCAGGACTTCGCGCGGCTGGAGTGGCCGCTGGTCGCGTCATTCATCCAGCCCATCTCGCAGGAGCGCGGCAAGCAGGACCCCTACGCCTCCTCCCTGGAGGACTCGGGCGCCTCCGCCTGA
- the astB gene encoding N-succinylarginine dihydrolase, producing the protein MREYNFDGLIGPTHNYAGLSPGNLASQTHGGQPSQPRAAALQGLEKMRFVSELGVGQAVLPPQPRPSLRTLRALGFTGSDEEVITRAARDGEHLLRLTSSASAMWTANAATVAPSVDTADGRLHLTPANLTQMFHRAIEADTTHAVLRAIFADAKHFQVHAPLPGAAHFADEGAANHTRLFTPGHKAVHLLAWGRSAWQDVKGPQRFPARQTLESSQALARLHQLEPARVLMPQQHPDGIDAGAFHTDVLAVGNERFLMLHALAFVEHPALLASLREKLGEAFRFMVATDDELPVKDAVKAYPFNSQVLSLPDGTMAIIAPIESRETPTARAFLERVVAGDNPVKAVHYLDVRQSMNNGGGPACLRQRISLTDAERAAITADVFYSPALHEALAAWVRRHYREVLRPEDVRDPLLARETMTALDELTRLLKLGSVYDFQQ; encoded by the coding sequence ATGCGCGAATACAACTTCGACGGCCTCATTGGTCCCACCCACAATTACGCCGGCCTCTCGCCCGGCAACCTGGCGTCACAGACCCACGGGGGCCAGCCGAGCCAGCCCCGGGCGGCGGCGCTCCAGGGGCTGGAGAAGATGCGCTTCGTGTCGGAGCTGGGCGTGGGGCAGGCGGTGCTGCCGCCCCAGCCGCGCCCGTCCCTGCGCACGCTGCGCGCCCTGGGCTTCACCGGCTCCGACGAGGAGGTCATCACCCGCGCCGCGCGCGACGGCGAACACCTGCTGCGCCTCACCTCCAGCGCCTCCGCCATGTGGACGGCCAACGCGGCCACCGTCGCGCCGTCGGTGGACACGGCGGACGGGCGGCTGCACCTGACGCCCGCGAACCTCACGCAGATGTTCCACCGCGCCATCGAGGCGGACACCACGCACGCGGTGCTGCGCGCCATCTTCGCGGACGCGAAGCACTTCCAGGTCCACGCCCCGCTGCCGGGCGCGGCGCACTTCGCGGACGAGGGCGCGGCGAACCACACGCGCCTCTTCACGCCCGGACACAAGGCCGTGCACCTGCTCGCCTGGGGCCGCAGCGCGTGGCAGGACGTGAAGGGGCCCCAGCGCTTCCCCGCGCGCCAGACGCTGGAGTCCAGCCAGGCCCTGGCGCGGCTGCACCAGTTGGAGCCGGCGCGGGTGCTGATGCCCCAGCAGCATCCGGACGGCATCGACGCGGGCGCGTTCCACACGGACGTGCTCGCGGTGGGCAACGAGCGCTTCCTCATGCTGCACGCGCTGGCGTTCGTGGAGCACCCGGCGCTCCTGGCGTCGCTGCGCGAGAAGCTGGGCGAGGCCTTCCGCTTCATGGTGGCGACGGACGACGAGCTGCCGGTGAAGGACGCGGTGAAGGCCTACCCGTTCAACTCGCAGGTGCTGTCGCTGCCGGATGGCACCATGGCCATCATCGCCCCCATCGAGAGCCGCGAGACGCCCACCGCGCGCGCCTTCCTGGAGCGCGTCGTCGCCGGGGACAACCCGGTGAAGGCGGTGCACTACCTGGACGTTCGACAATCCATGAACAACGGCGGAGGCCCGGCGTGCCTGCGCCAGCGCATCTCCCTGACGGACGCGGAGCGGGCCGCCATCACCGCGGACGTCTTCTACTCGCCCGCCCTCCACGAGGCCCTTGCCGCCTGGGTGCGCCGGCACTACCGCGAGGTGCTGCGCCCGGAGGACGTGAGGGATCCGCTGCTCGCGCGCGAGACGATGACCGCGCTCGATGAGCTGACACGCCTGCTCAAGCTGGGCAGCGTGTACGACTTCCAGCAGTAG